Within the Miscanthus floridulus cultivar M001 chromosome 2, ASM1932011v1, whole genome shotgun sequence genome, the region CGTTGGACCTCGGTAGAAAATATATTGGACCCCAGCGAGTTGGCAGCCCAGCAGTTCGGCCCATCTTCTGCTTCCTAGATTTAGAACGTGATTACATTACGTGAATGTAAATTGCAACAAGATACTGTACCGGCAGCGGCCCAGAAGGCCAAACGTTTGCCTCCAGCCTTCGCTACAGCCTGGAGCCCTGGACTGAGTAGTCGTCGTTTTATCTTCCGATCTCCATTGTTCTAGCATTTGGCAAGCGGCACCAGTGCCCAGCGTCCAGCGGCCGCTCGTTCGTTCTCTGTCTCTCGTCTCAAAGACGCTAGGCGCAAATCATAGTGACGACTTGCTGGTGGCCGGCGGCGATAAACTCTCTGCCCATCTTCTGTCTACCTGTCCAGGACCCTAGATACCCTATTCTGCAATTGCTAATTAAAACAATCTAGTCCGAAATATGAGGTCTTAAGGCTTTCCACCAAAGAGTGTGCTCTTTCATTCCGACGAAATGTCATGTACCTATCTACTTTAGTATAGCTTGCATAGTTGTATTTAAATAATACTAGTAACTTTTAATAGTAGGCTACTTGCACATTAGTAATTTAGTATCTATCTGCTTTAATTTTTATTATGTGACTAATTTCATAGGCAATCAAAGCACGTTGGAAAGATTCTTTAAAAGAATATTACCCGCAACAGATGATAATGAGAATAATGATGAAGATACTTCAACATAAATAGTTCACTAAATATGATTGCCTAGAGTATAGTGAAAACGTGGATAGGTGTTTTTTTTATTGTTACTTGTTCAGACATTGCAATAAGGGATAAGGTGGGAATGATACATTTGTAGTAGATGACTGGAATATCTTATAGGCTTAGAGACCATGTAGGcaacaagggtaatagttttcATAATAGCTACAAAAAGATGCGATAAATTGTTGAAATCCGAACAATCGATTAGTGTTGTATTATATTGTTGCAACCTATAAGCTACTTATACGAGTAGTTGAGTACCCACTCTGACTCCGACGACCATTTATTCTGACTTCGCCCCTGGCGCACACGCATTGAAGCAAGAAGCATTTCTTACCGGAGATCAGTGATTCGTGGTGCTGTACTTTTTAACTCATTAGTTTACTGGCATAATAATCAGCACGTACGAACGAAGATGCTTATCCACAAGTAAATTTTTCCCCGCCGCGCACGCAACCGAAGTAGCACGTCAAATTAATTTACCGCTGGCTGTTGATTCCCCGTCCAAATTAGCCGGAGTTATTAACAATAGCCATTCCAGCTCGTGCTTTATCTCTCCCATGCAGATAAGCTTAGAAAAGTCGTGGAAAAGAATCCCGAAACCCCAGCAATCTCCCGAAGAGGAAGAGAACGAACAAGGACAGAGAACTCGCCGAGTAGTTTAGCCATTTCGCACCGTAGATTCAGGGTATATTCCTTGCGGCCTCACCTCGCTGCTTTCCCGTTTCGGCAGGCAGCGATCGCACAGCTGAGAGAGATGACTACCTGTCTCTCACGTATCTGCATTCTACTGGCCATCAGAACTTGCCACAATATAATATCAGAGAGGGGCCAGCTGACGTGCACGTGTAATCTGCCATTCGTGCTCCGTTAgtagccaagcatttgcatccgGACCAGGTGCTACCAGCTGAGTATTTTACAGTTGAGGAGCCTTCAGAGTGACGAGGAACGCTGCTGGCGTGGAGAGAGTTCTTCCAGTGGCTACCAGGATTGGTCCAGCGCACGCCCATCCAGGCCCCAGAAAGGAAACCGAGCGCAGACCGAGAAGCGGATCGAAAGGGTAACCGCTTTGACGCTGGCTTCAGGCGGCTTTGCTCACTGCATCATCGGTGCATATGATATGTTATCTTTGGTGCTGAACTTATTTATCTGCTTCATGATTGTTCACCTTGCCTTTCTCAGTTCAGTGTTATATATCAAGAAGCCTGGGCAGTGGGCAGGCACGCgcgtgttatatatatatatatatatatatatatatatagtatatatatatatatatatatatatatatatatatatatatatatatatatatatatagatatatatatatatatattatatatatatatatatatatatatatatatatatatttgatttacgataacatgaatatgcatttatGATGCTCGTGTTACTACactcacggtgatatttaccataatattatagtaaatcacttagtaaggagttactgtagtctcgtaaattagtatagtaactatcataactcaaagtggccacagaataacttattttatggcCAGCGGCAGACaatagttctctctctctctctctctctctctctctctctctctctatatatatatatatatatatatatatatatatatatatatatatatatagagtagtagtagtaatagtggCCGACTGATCGAACGTGCCTTTTGTGATGGTGAATTTAGTGGTTGTTTAGCGGATAATATGGTGTTCTAGACTTGGCATCTAGGAATGAAAGCCGGGATACGGTTGGCAGGGGATAAAATATATAGGATAGGATGACAAACACGTGAGTGTAAGGAGCCCGTGGAAAGGATATGGGCATGACGATATCATGTGTCTTTGGAGGATTTAGTTTACTAGTGGTGGGCCGTGCACTTTTGCGCGCCCGTGCGGTCAAAAATCTGAGAAAACTGAGGCGCGACAGCAAAGACTTTAATCAGGTTCATGGTGTGGTAGCATTACGACAGTAGATAAGTATTATTCTAAGTATTGAAATAGATAGCCACATAAGTTTAGTCTGCAGCCACATCGTTGTACCTTAAGAATGCTCATCGTGATACATTCAATAGGCTGTAAAGGAAGCAAGTAAGTTTACGTCTTTTAACTAACCATAGATGGTGGTGCAATGGCCTGGATATCACACAATTAGGGCTTAGGCGTACGGTACTTGCAATGCAAGAATATCGAACATGTATGATCTGTCCCTGGTTTCGTGGATCGTTCGTACAGAATATCTATTGTGCTGTTTTTTTGGTGTTTTTCCATGAGTACACGCAGCAGAATGTTTGGGCGATGCAGCTGCTGGCTGTGGCCTGCCTCTCCTTGGCTTCCATGGTGGAGGAGACACTCGTGTCCTCCCTCCTGGACCTATAGGAAAGCAAATAGGAAGTTCTCTTAGCAAGCTGTGATCAGCGGGTACGTTAAATTATTGATGAATGGATGCCAATACTGAAATGCAAAAAATAGGACTGGGTACTATTATTTGTTTGCAAACTAAATTGAAGAATAACGTGTGCACGGTAAACCTAGATTGTAATGAAATATCATATCATGGTGAAATCATGTTAACAGTGGGTAAAGCTGGGCAGAGTTAAATGTACCTATTATCCTAAACTCAGTTGATATATATTCCTCTTAAATCTAAAAAATAGAACACAAGGAAAAGCGTTGAATCTCAAAAAATATAGGAATCGAATCCTAACACGGATCATGATATGTTTCTCAATCTCTTATTGGACGAGGCACTCAAAAAATTGTGACATGGTATGTTTGTGGAAGAACCATTAAAAAACTCAAATTGGCAGAGCACTTGTCCATGAAAAGGATCATGGCACTATATGTAAGATTAATAAAAAGAAATAAGCATGTACTATGAGAACCTAACATCAAAGAAACATGATACCTTAGAATGAGCTACAAATATCATCAACCCGAGATCCTGATAAGGGAAAGAACCTGCATATCAGCAGCCATGAATAGGATCAGGCCACTATATTTAGTCCAGGGAACACAGTTGTTAATGCACCATTTAATGGTACAAAATTGATGGAAATGCATACCACTTTTTATCTGTACAGGTACCTTTAGTTACCTAATAGAAAGCAGAGGTAGAACCATAATGCAATTATTCCATAGAAGCACACACACGTTTCATTTCAGGATTTTTCAATTTGATACCGACAAAACCTCCAGCACCACCTTGCTCTAAAAAAGCTACACCCTGAATTCTCTTTAGCCCCAACGTATTAAAGGCATATAATAATCAATGGAGGATATGACAGCTGTAGCATTAGGAGGGAAGACATTCAGAGATCTAGAAAAAAATTCATAGATACCTGAGGTCTCCATCAGCTTCCTCACTGCCTCTTGTTTCTCTGAAAAAATAGAGTGTACCACCATGTTAACAAATTACTGGAAGCAAGATACAAGGCTAGCTTATGTAAACTTAAAATGTAATCTTCTCAGAAGAGGCATTATAAAAAAATAGCAGATCAACCAGATGAAGCAATACTCTGTACAATAAATCGACATTAGCAGTTAAGCAGTGTCATGAAGAGGGAGCTTCAAATTTAAGTGCGAGTAAGCACAAGAAACACAATATTTTAGTGAATGTACAAAGCATCATTGATTTTGTTCTTTTGATCCCAAGTTTGCAATGGATAAATTGCTTGTTAATGTGGTAGGCAAATCTAGAACTACCAATGGAAATTCAAGACTTGTACTATCATACTATGAAACTCTAATATGTGTATAGCAGAACTTTGAAACAAGCAGGAGATAGAAGACAATACATCTATTTTTATGTATGAAAATAGAGAACAGTGGATTCTAGATGGATGCAAAGCAGTACCTGATCAGCACTCAGCTTTCAGTTTTAAACAGGAAAAAGTAGATAAGCATTTTACAATGGATGCAACGATTCAAGGTAAAACGGATAGGATCAACCATGACTGATAACTTCCTTTGTCTAGAGTCATGGGAATTAGGAACTGAAAAAAGCAAACGCAAATAAGATACCTGTATTCGGAATTCCAGAATAGTACAAATTTGTTACACAAGCTATGGAGTGCATAGATAATATTGGCCTAGCTACAACTGATGTTTTCCTGGTAGATTGCAGCCACCGAAATCCTACTACTCCCGATGACTAAAACACTGAAAGGAGATGCAGCTACCAGGTTCAGCGGATTGAACTTGTTGTCCAAACTCAGTCAGCAGCTATCTGGCGGTCGGAGGAATAGCACACGCTGCATTGCAACTAGACTGAGAAACCAAAGCAGCCTGGCAACTATTGCTTCTCAATAAGTTTCGGAACAGTACATAAGCCTGCTGACTAAACAACTCTCAAATTcaccaaaaaaaaatcaaaccaaTAAAAGGTGGGAAAATTAGATAAGGACAATGAGTAGGTAACTGTTGCTGGGAAGGAGTCACGTTTCTGAAAATTAGAAGAGTGCTGCTTTTGCTATTGCTGTGTATGTGAAAACCATTGTTTCAAAAGCACAATAGTATGCAGTGTACAAACGGAGGCTGTCCAAAATTCACCAGGAATGGGTTCAAACCCAATTTGATTCTAATAAACCTCgaacacaccaaatcagccaaacATTAAGAACGGAACTCACCGAAAATAGGCTGaattctagaaaaagaaaaacacaagAAGGAAAGATCTCCCGTGATCATTGCTGTAAAAGTTAAACATAATTTATGATGTAATCATCAGATATTGTAGATCATCACCTGATCATGTTGTAGGAGTATCTGGCCATATACATAGAAAATTACAGATTGGACAAAAGTACAAGAAAGTCATCAGCTTATATGTTTCCTCAAAAGAACTGATTGGTCAGTACCTCGTTTCTCTATCAGCGTGTTCCTCCTGTAATCCGCAAAAATCGGAGAAGATTCAGTTCGAATCACCAAGAATCGAAGAGGATTCAAATGGAATCCTCGAAACCAAACAGGAAAGGGACAAAGGTGAAAAATACCCCTCAAATAAATTCATCTGTGGTGTGCAGTAGGAAGAGCACGAGGGGAGGGAGAAAAATGGAGCCTCACCAATAAGTATCTGGAACGGAGGAAGGGGAAGATGGGCGAGAGAGGATTAGCCGGGAAAGCGACGAGGTGGTCCTTGTTGGTCTGGTCGTGTCGGAGCCGTCGCGCGCTCTGCCCAGTTGCCCCAAAGCCGCGCTCACCGACGTGGCCCGCCAGAGGGCGCACCGGCCCTGCACCGCCCCATGGCCACGCATGGAGGGCGCACGCTTGCCTACGTACCGCGCCTTCGGCACCAcacggagagggagaggaagaaggagaggggtAGGGGAATAAGATGGTGATGCACCGCCATACAAAGCTGGCGAACTtggccgccgctgctgccggcGAGAAAGACGCAGCTAGGGTTTCGTCGAGCGGCCGCGGACCGCATGCAGCGCAGGGGGGccggcgaggaagaagaggcagctaGGTTTCGTCACGGCCGccggcgaggaagaagaggcacgcAAGGCtgtgcggaggaggaggaggaggcacgggaggaggagggcggcgccCGCCGTCTCGACCGGCGCAGTCGCCCCTGTGGCCGCCGCTTCTGGAGAAATTGAGacggagaggaagaggagagacgcgtttttttttttgggaagTGGAAGGTGAGATATCTAGATTCTGAAGTGAAGTTAAGCGGGGTGATGAGAACAGAAGCTGAAGAAAGCTGATTGAGACACAAAAGGTAAGCGAAGCTGATTCAGGGCAAAAGCTGGTGTAGCAAAATCCTGATCGTAAATTCTCAGATTCAACAGACGGTAGATTTTGGGGTGACGTGCATAGGTGCTCCTTCGGAGGAGCTGGCCATCTTTGTTTGGGTTGAATGAATAAACTGTCGGGGCACCAGAATTGGTGAGTTTCTTTAGACCGGAAAAGACTTAACATCTGTTGATCTCTCAGTGGACTACGCTGCTATTTGAAAAGAGGAGGGAGAGTGAGTGGCGACCCGGACGTGGTTGGGTTCCTGTTGTGGAGCTTTTAGACTATCCGTGCTGTGTCTT harbors:
- the LOC136539984 gene encoding uncharacterized protein; this encodes MNLFEGRNTLIEKREKQEAVRKLMETSGSFPYQDLGLMIFVAHSKVQEGGHECLLHHGSQGEAGHSQQLHRPNILLRVLMEKHQKNSTIDILYERSTKPGTDHTCSIFLHCKYRTPKP